The following are encoded in a window of Bacillota bacterium genomic DNA:
- a CDS encoding histidine kinase has translation MEPPLPAEAARRIARIILGLSGADAVAITDTRRVLAYEGRGCPHVEAGMPIQTEATRQAIRSGRITRVHDKAELRCPVPGCPCPVRSAVIAPLRLEGRVVGTVKLYRASPEAPGGADDARLAAGMSELLSLQAALAEADRQRQLLAQARLEALQAQIRPHFLFNALNTVIAVSRSDPERARGLLMELATFLRRVLAVRAERVPVSQELRFLEAYLRLEQARFGDRLRAEVRADARARRALIPALTLQPLVENALVHGILPRAGAGRLRVRLRARGAHLHLLVADDGVGIPAERLPHVLEPGVGRGTGVGLSNVQERLVHFYGPEAGLRIRSRPGRGTAVRAVLPLERAGKEAAG, from the coding sequence ATGGAGCCTCCCCTGCCCGCCGAAGCGGCCCGGCGCATCGCCCGCATCATCCTCGGCCTCTCCGGGGCAGACGCCGTGGCCATCACCGATACCCGCCGCGTCCTGGCCTACGAGGGGCGGGGCTGTCCCCACGTGGAGGCGGGGATGCCGATCCAGACGGAGGCGACGCGCCAGGCCATCCGCAGCGGCCGCATCACGCGCGTCCACGACAAGGCCGAGCTGCGCTGCCCCGTGCCGGGCTGCCCCTGTCCCGTCCGCTCGGCGGTCATCGCCCCGCTCCGCCTGGAGGGCCGCGTGGTGGGCACCGTCAAGCTCTACCGGGCCTCGCCCGAGGCGCCGGGCGGGGCCGACGACGCGCGCCTGGCCGCGGGCATGAGCGAGCTGCTCAGCCTGCAGGCGGCGCTGGCGGAGGCCGACCGGCAGAGGCAGCTGCTCGCGCAGGCCCGCCTGGAGGCGCTGCAGGCGCAGATCCGGCCGCACTTCCTGTTCAACGCCCTCAACACGGTGATCGCGGTCAGCCGCAGCGACCCGGAGCGGGCGCGGGGGCTGCTGATGGAGCTTGCCACCTTCCTGCGCCGGGTCTTGGCGGTGCGCGCCGAGCGGGTGCCGGTGAGCCAGGAGCTCCGCTTCCTGGAAGCCTACCTGAGGCTGGAGCAGGCGCGTTTCGGCGACCGGCTCCGGGCGGAGGTGCGCGCCGACGCACGCGCCCGCCGGGCGCTCATTCCCGCCCTCACCCTGCAGCCGCTGGTGGAGAACGCGCTGGTACACGGGATCCTGCCGCGGGCGGGCGCCGGGCGGCTGCGCGTCCGACTGCGGGCGCGGGGGGCGCATCTCCACCTGCTGGTGGCCGACGACGGTGTGGGCATACCCGCCGAGCGGCTGCCGCACGTGCTCGAGCCCGGCGTCGGCCGGGGGACGGGGGTGGGGCTCTCCAACGTGCAGGAACGGCTGGTCCATTTCTACGGACCGGAGGCGGGACTGCGCATCCGCTCGCGGCCGGGGCGCGGGACCGCGGTGCGGGCGGTCCTGCCCCTGGAGAGGGCGGGGAAGGAGGCGGCCGGATGA
- a CDS encoding LytTR family DNA-binding domain-containing protein, giving the protein MSLRAILVDDEAPARSELRYLLERFPALTVVGEAGSAGEAEALLAAQPCDALFLDIQMPGLGGLDWAAILGRRRWRPRLVFVTAFDEYALEAFGLRAVDYLLKPVDPTRLAETVDRLLEQLPARRVQALPGQEGERLLPLQPEVVAYLEARGDEVQAHLVDGRSVRVRAPLQRLERLLPDDLFCRCHRAYIVNLRQVAELVPFFHGTYRLRLRAPAGREVPVSRSGARRLRQAFGWPA; this is encoded by the coding sequence ATGAGCCTCCGCGCCATCCTGGTCGACGACGAGGCGCCCGCCCGCTCCGAGCTCCGCTACCTCCTGGAGCGCTTCCCGGCGCTGACGGTGGTGGGCGAGGCCGGGAGCGCGGGCGAGGCCGAGGCGCTCCTGGCCGCCCAGCCCTGCGACGCGCTCTTTCTCGACATCCAGATGCCCGGGCTGGGCGGGCTGGACTGGGCGGCCATCCTCGGGCGCAGGCGCTGGCGGCCGCGGCTCGTCTTCGTCACCGCCTTCGACGAGTACGCCCTGGAGGCGTTCGGCCTGCGCGCCGTCGACTACCTGCTCAAGCCCGTCGACCCCACCCGCCTGGCCGAGACCGTCGACCGGCTTCTCGAGCAGCTGCCGGCGCGGCGGGTCCAGGCCCTGCCCGGCCAGGAGGGCGAGAGGCTCCTGCCGCTCCAGCCCGAGGTCGTCGCCTACCTGGAGGCCCGCGGCGACGAGGTGCAGGCGCACCTGGTGGACGGCCGCAGCGTCCGCGTCCGGGCCCCGCTGCAGCGGCTGGAGCGGCTCCTGCCGGACGACCTCTTCTGCCGCTGCCACCGCGCCTACATCGTCAACCTGCGCCAGGTGGCGGAGCTGGTGCCCTTCTTCCACGGCACCTACCGCCTGCGGCTGCGGGCGCCCGCCGGCAGGGAGGTGCCCGTCAGCCGGAGCGGCGCGCGCCGCCTGCGACAGGCCTTCGGCTGGCCGGCCTGA